A single window of Larimichthys crocea isolate SSNF chromosome XII, L_crocea_2.0, whole genome shotgun sequence DNA harbors:
- the pecam1a gene encoding platelet endothelial cell adhesion molecule isoform X2: MDSRPPNLLLLLLLHFWQCGRGQSSYIIDQVGLALLPSNTVQSGTPVILSCKVSVSHNNIPDLTHTFQLTRDSVLINSSTTTEDKIEYEINPARAADSGSYECRVTVKDKSRASFSQKLTVTGLQTPVLYLNKTTPYESEEFVAACSAPEEKGVLIFRFYQKLRSREPKTIKQQAVTGNSLETTLALREVGDSLLYCDYEISLVSGARRSNSSDKIQVIVKALMIAPVMNVRPSSDVFEGDALSVVCKVVNPPMNVEVFLTKDRRILKQATTDLAYNFTAQDGDSGELVCKALWNTVQKETYHSITVRELFSKPRLVVEPIDIFEGEHFRLTCSVTIHEPEKINNTMRFTIYKDNVKLRSAMTYDAVAGPSVNGNYSCKAHAATSAHSFVKESKTVVVKTKVHVSKPVLSVVGGTLILGKPFQLLCHSDNGTLPITYVLHSPKQPPLYSVVHKPGERAIFNLSAINKISDINTFICHGKNSQHKTSVTETGHLLRSTNIIEPVTKPVLTMLPRMGDVSEGEDVTLVCSVQRGTLPINFTWYHRKGALAFQTSRELKGSYTINNIKGVDQGEYYCTSTNSANKTEKSDAVRIGVKWAGWKKGLIATFCILFILAMILFLTFKRRLLPVKKKTTGKLSVKSSGTKMERLSLTQTEVSEPANATPGMIGKSIWSEHVSGSESDDQNSVTTPQQPEPQYTEVQTRQADPNRALVKKGTDTVYSEVRNSKQGAPEQADGGSVEYAQLNHDSDHRSDHGNHGDHSVQDVPTEETDTAEHGELKHDPAPDC; this comes from the exons ATGGACTCCAGACCCcccaacctgctgctgctgctccttctgcACTTCT GGCAATGTGGCAGAGGACAGTCAT CATACATTATAGATCAAGTTGGCCTTGCACTCCTACCAAGCAACACAGTTCAGAGCGGGACACCGGTGATCTTAAGCTGCAAGGTCAGCGTCAGTCACAACAACATCCCTGACCTGACGCATACTTTCCAACTCACGCGGGACAGCGTCCTCATCAACTCCTCTACCACCACAGAAGACAAAATCGAGTATGAAATCAACCCGGCCAGAGCGGCTGACTCTGGAAGTTATGAATGTCGTGTCACAGTCAAGGACAAGAGCAGAGCCAGCTTCAGCCAAAAACTCACAGTCACAG GTTTGCAGACGCCTGTTCTGTATTTGAATAAGACCACACCATATGAGAGTGAGGAGTTCGTAGCCGCCTGTAGTGCTCCAGAGGAGAAAGGAGTCCTCATCTTCCGGTTTTACCAAAAACTTCGGTCCAGAGAGCCAAAGACGATAAAGCAGCAAGCCGTAACTGGGAACTCTTTAGAAACCACCCTGGCCCTGAGGGAGGTTGGAGACAGCTTACTATACTGTGACTACGAGATCAGTTTGGTTTCTGGGGCCAGACGCTCCAACAGCAGCGACAAGATTCAAGTTATAGTCAAAG CACTCATGATTGCCCCGGTCATGAATGTGCGCCCATCCTCAGATGTCTTTGAGGGTGATGCATTGAGTGTGGTCTGTAAAGTGGTGAATCCACCGATGAACGTTGAAGTATTCCTGACGAAGGACAGGAGGATCCTCAAGCAAGCCACTACCGACCTCGCTTATAATTTCACCGCGCAAGACGGCGACTCTGGGGAGCTTGTGTGCAAGGCACTGTGGAACACTGTGCAGAAAGAAACCTATCACTCAATCACAGTCAGAG AGCTGTTTTCAAAGCCACGCCTGGTTGTGGAGCCCATAGACATATTTGAGGGAGAACACTTCAGGCTGACCTGCTCTGTCACCATTCATGAACCTGAGAAGATCAATAACACCATGCGGTTCACCATCTACAAAGATAACGTCAAACTCAGGAGTGCAATGACATACGATGCTGTGGCGGGTCCTTCTGTTAATGGCAACTACAGCTGTAAAGCGCATGCTGCAACTTCTGCACACAGTTTTGTGAAAGAAAGTAAAACTGTTGTTGTTAAAACAAAAG TTCATGTTTCAAAACCCGTGCTGAGTGTGGTGGGGGGTACGCTGATATTGGGAAAGCCCTTCCAGCTTCTCTGTCACAGTGACAATGGCACTCTGCCCATCACCTACGTCCTACACAGCCCCAAGCAGCCGCCTCTTTACAGTGTTGTGCACAAACCAGGAGAGCGGGCGATCTTTAACTTATCAGCCATCAACAAGATATCAGACATAAACACCTTTATCTGCCACGGGAAAAACAGTCAACACAAGACAAGCGTGACAGAGACAGGGCATCTGCTACGTTCAACCAACATCATAG AGCCAGTGACAAAGCCAGTGTTGACCATGCTGCCCAGAATGGGTGACGTCTCTGAGGGGGAGGACGTGACTCTTGTGTGCTCTGTTCAGAGAGGCACTCTTCCCATCAACTTCACCTGGTACCACAGAAAGGGTGCTCTCGCTTTCCAGACCTCCAGGGAACTGAAAGGATCCTACACGATTAACAATATCAAAGGAGTGGACCAAGGAGAATACTACTGTACGAGCACCAACTCAGCCAACAAAACGGAAAAAAGTGATGCTGTCAGGATCGGag TGAAGTGGGCTGGTTGGAAGAAAGGACTTATCGCAACCTTCTGCATCCTGTTCATACTGGCCATGATCCTTTTTCTCACCTTTAAAAGACGTCTCCttccagtgaagaagaaaacaactgGCAAGCTGTCAGT GAAGTCATCCGGCACCAAAATGGAGCGGCTGAGCCTCACCCAGACAGAGGTCAGCGAGCCTGCCAATG ccactCCAGGCATGATAGGAAAGAGTATCTGGAGTGAACACGTGTCAGGCTCCG AGTCTGACGACCAGAATAGCGTGACCACTCCACAACAACCAGAGCCTCAATACACCGAGGTCCAGACCAGACAGGCAGATCCAAACAGAG CTCTGGTGAAAAAGGGCACGGACACGGTGTACAGCGAAGTGCGGAACTCCAAGCAAG GTGCTCCAGAGCAGGCCGATGGC GGGTCGGTGGAGTATGCACAGCTGAATCATGATTCGGATCACCGCAGTGACCACGGTAACCATGGTGACCACAGTGTCCAGGATGTTCCCACAGAAGAGACTGACACCGCTGAACACGGGGAGTTAAAACATGACCCAGCTCCAGACTGTTAA
- the pecam1a gene encoding platelet endothelial cell adhesion molecule isoform X1, which yields MDSRPPNLLLLLLLHFWQCGRGQSSYIIDQVGLALLPSNTVQSGTPVILSCKVSVSHNNIPDLTHTFQLTRDSVLINSSTTTEDKIEYEINPARAADSGSYECRVTVKDKSRASFSQKLTVTGLQTPVLYLNKTTPYESEEFVAACSAPEEKGVLIFRFYQKLRSREPKTIKQQAVTGNSLETTLALREVGDSLLYCDYEISLVSGARRSNSSDKIQVIVKALMIAPVMNVRPSSDVFEGDALSVVCKVVNPPMNVEVFLTKDRRILKQATTDLAYNFTAQDGDSGELVCKALWNTVQKETYHSITVRELFSKPRLVVEPIDIFEGEHFRLTCSVTIHEPEKINNTMRFTIYKDNVKLRSAMTYDAVAGPSVNGNYSCKAHAATSAHSFVKESKTVVVKTKVHVSKPVLSVVGGTLILGKPFQLLCHSDNGTLPITYVLHSPKQPPLYSVVHKPGERAIFNLSAINKISDINTFICHGKNSQHKTSVTETGHLLRSTNIIEPVTKPVLTMLPRMGDVSEGEDVTLVCSVQRGTLPINFTWYHRKGALAFQTSRELKGSYTINNIKGVDQGEYYCTSTNSANKTEKSDAVRIGVKWAGWKKGLIATFCILFILAMILFLTFKRRLLPVKKKTTGKLSVKSSGTKMERLSLTQTEVSEPANATPGMIGKSIWSEHVSGSESDDQNSVTTPQQPEPQYTEVQTRQADPNRALVKKGTDTVYSEVRNSKQGAPEQADGRDQSRTDTVQ from the exons ATGGACTCCAGACCCcccaacctgctgctgctgctccttctgcACTTCT GGCAATGTGGCAGAGGACAGTCAT CATACATTATAGATCAAGTTGGCCTTGCACTCCTACCAAGCAACACAGTTCAGAGCGGGACACCGGTGATCTTAAGCTGCAAGGTCAGCGTCAGTCACAACAACATCCCTGACCTGACGCATACTTTCCAACTCACGCGGGACAGCGTCCTCATCAACTCCTCTACCACCACAGAAGACAAAATCGAGTATGAAATCAACCCGGCCAGAGCGGCTGACTCTGGAAGTTATGAATGTCGTGTCACAGTCAAGGACAAGAGCAGAGCCAGCTTCAGCCAAAAACTCACAGTCACAG GTTTGCAGACGCCTGTTCTGTATTTGAATAAGACCACACCATATGAGAGTGAGGAGTTCGTAGCCGCCTGTAGTGCTCCAGAGGAGAAAGGAGTCCTCATCTTCCGGTTTTACCAAAAACTTCGGTCCAGAGAGCCAAAGACGATAAAGCAGCAAGCCGTAACTGGGAACTCTTTAGAAACCACCCTGGCCCTGAGGGAGGTTGGAGACAGCTTACTATACTGTGACTACGAGATCAGTTTGGTTTCTGGGGCCAGACGCTCCAACAGCAGCGACAAGATTCAAGTTATAGTCAAAG CACTCATGATTGCCCCGGTCATGAATGTGCGCCCATCCTCAGATGTCTTTGAGGGTGATGCATTGAGTGTGGTCTGTAAAGTGGTGAATCCACCGATGAACGTTGAAGTATTCCTGACGAAGGACAGGAGGATCCTCAAGCAAGCCACTACCGACCTCGCTTATAATTTCACCGCGCAAGACGGCGACTCTGGGGAGCTTGTGTGCAAGGCACTGTGGAACACTGTGCAGAAAGAAACCTATCACTCAATCACAGTCAGAG AGCTGTTTTCAAAGCCACGCCTGGTTGTGGAGCCCATAGACATATTTGAGGGAGAACACTTCAGGCTGACCTGCTCTGTCACCATTCATGAACCTGAGAAGATCAATAACACCATGCGGTTCACCATCTACAAAGATAACGTCAAACTCAGGAGTGCAATGACATACGATGCTGTGGCGGGTCCTTCTGTTAATGGCAACTACAGCTGTAAAGCGCATGCTGCAACTTCTGCACACAGTTTTGTGAAAGAAAGTAAAACTGTTGTTGTTAAAACAAAAG TTCATGTTTCAAAACCCGTGCTGAGTGTGGTGGGGGGTACGCTGATATTGGGAAAGCCCTTCCAGCTTCTCTGTCACAGTGACAATGGCACTCTGCCCATCACCTACGTCCTACACAGCCCCAAGCAGCCGCCTCTTTACAGTGTTGTGCACAAACCAGGAGAGCGGGCGATCTTTAACTTATCAGCCATCAACAAGATATCAGACATAAACACCTTTATCTGCCACGGGAAAAACAGTCAACACAAGACAAGCGTGACAGAGACAGGGCATCTGCTACGTTCAACCAACATCATAG AGCCAGTGACAAAGCCAGTGTTGACCATGCTGCCCAGAATGGGTGACGTCTCTGAGGGGGAGGACGTGACTCTTGTGTGCTCTGTTCAGAGAGGCACTCTTCCCATCAACTTCACCTGGTACCACAGAAAGGGTGCTCTCGCTTTCCAGACCTCCAGGGAACTGAAAGGATCCTACACGATTAACAATATCAAAGGAGTGGACCAAGGAGAATACTACTGTACGAGCACCAACTCAGCCAACAAAACGGAAAAAAGTGATGCTGTCAGGATCGGag TGAAGTGGGCTGGTTGGAAGAAAGGACTTATCGCAACCTTCTGCATCCTGTTCATACTGGCCATGATCCTTTTTCTCACCTTTAAAAGACGTCTCCttccagtgaagaagaaaacaactgGCAAGCTGTCAGT GAAGTCATCCGGCACCAAAATGGAGCGGCTGAGCCTCACCCAGACAGAGGTCAGCGAGCCTGCCAATG ccactCCAGGCATGATAGGAAAGAGTATCTGGAGTGAACACGTGTCAGGCTCCG AGTCTGACGACCAGAATAGCGTGACCACTCCACAACAACCAGAGCCTCAATACACCGAGGTCCAGACCAGACAGGCAGATCCAAACAGAG CTCTGGTGAAAAAGGGCACGGACACGGTGTACAGCGAAGTGCGGAACTCCAAGCAAG GTGCTCCAGAGCAGGCCGATGGC AGAGACCAGTCACGGACTGACACAGTGCAATAA